The following proteins are co-located in the Microcystis wesenbergii NRERC-220 genome:
- a CDS encoding IS4 family transposase, with amino-acid sequence MLPSFYQACLQASLTQAQYLTLQILILLLQSHRTVQLERLAALFPQPITFESRRRNLQRFLKLPQLSVKLLWFPLIKHIIKQEFSEKNKNRHQRRKLKKLKHLGHLLLVIDRTDWKGRNLFVASVICGKRALPVYWILLDKQGSSNLGNQKNFLKPVLKFLKSYPVVVIGDREFHSVQLGKWLDEKGIAFILRQKKGTSLLLSGEENYQPLKALDIQPGTQHFFSDIYHTSAHKLGPFNLATRWKRRYRSKPAEAPWYLLTNLDSLDETLNLYESRFGIEAMFKDCKTGGYNIEKTKVSEPRFLALVLLIAIAYSLNTIRGQQLNILPHRVYICRLKESNRSAERHSDFWIGTYGTFWVESMDIFSELALSLIRLKPQKNPYFSKGLTAMSLIKQAL; translated from the coding sequence ATGTTACCATCATTCTATCAGGCCTGTTTACAAGCCAGCTTGACACAAGCACAATATCTGACTCTACAAATTCTTATACTGCTCCTACAAAGCCATAGAACAGTACAATTGGAGAGATTGGCCGCCTTATTTCCCCAACCAATTACCTTTGAAAGCAGAAGAAGAAATTTACAAAGGTTTCTCAAGTTACCGCAATTAAGTGTAAAATTGTTATGGTTTCCGCTAATTAAACACATTATTAAGCAAGAGTTTAGCGAAAAAAATAAAAATCGACATCAAAGAAGAAAACTGAAAAAACTTAAGCATCTGGGACATCTATTATTGGTAATTGACCGAACAGATTGGAAAGGAAGAAATTTGTTTGTAGCTAGTGTTATTTGTGGAAAAAGGGCGTTACCTGTGTACTGGATATTGTTAGATAAACAAGGAAGCAGTAATTTAGGGAACCAAAAAAACTTTCTCAAGCCGGTATTAAAATTTTTGAAATCCTACCCAGTTGTCGTGATAGGCGACCGAGAATTTCACAGTGTTCAACTAGGAAAGTGGCTAGACGAAAAGGGGATAGCCTTTATTCTGAGACAAAAGAAGGGAACATCTTTGCTATTATCAGGTGAAGAAAACTATCAACCTCTAAAAGCTCTAGATATTCAACCGGGGACTCAGCATTTTTTTTCGGATATTTATCATACATCTGCTCATAAACTTGGCCCTTTTAATTTGGCCACTCGCTGGAAAAGACGCTACCGTAGTAAACCAGCCGAAGCTCCTTGGTATCTTCTTACTAATCTTGACTCTTTGGATGAGACTTTAAATTTATATGAATCTCGTTTTGGCATTGAAGCAATGTTCAAAGATTGTAAAACGGGAGGTTATAATATCGAGAAAACTAAAGTTAGCGAACCGCGTTTTTTAGCTCTTGTTTTATTAATTGCTATCGCCTATTCTTTAAATACAATACGGGGTCAACAACTCAATATTTTACCCCACCGTGTTTATATTTGTCGCCTCAAAGAATCTAATCGTTCTGCTGAAAGACATAGTGATTTTTGGATAGGGACTTATGGTACTTTTTGGGTTGAGTCGATGGATATTTTTTCGGAACTTGCCCTTTCTTTGATACGCCTCAAACCCCAGAAAAACCCTTATTTCTCCAAAGGGTTAACGGCTATGAGCCTTATCAAGCAAGCTCTTTAA
- a CDS encoding DUF1995 family protein has translation MTLPNSLEETILQAKAAAQLALESGARRIQVELVIPEIALQAQALALDFTSIFDSYGSGLRVIFPDTGAAMLARRDWGETVFQLGDLGSRFIPIENKIKPEDEVFLVVCPSSVEINSVEKLCYLAEDRPVVLLIPQLEDVSVVGIGYAARQLRERFLSTLESCYYFRPLESAIVYRSYPSLWQVWLEKEDGYELISEQSTKPMGEALENLILKASSNNPNDSSNPANKAKKSGLFATMGRFLKALQQ, from the coding sequence ATGACCCTACCCAATTCCCTAGAAGAAACAATCCTGCAAGCAAAAGCCGCCGCTCAACTGGCTCTAGAATCGGGAGCTAGACGCATACAAGTGGAATTAGTTATCCCAGAAATTGCCCTGCAAGCGCAAGCTTTAGCCCTTGATTTTACCTCTATTTTTGACAGTTATGGTTCTGGTTTAAGGGTAATTTTTCCCGATACTGGAGCCGCCATGTTAGCTCGACGGGATTGGGGAGAAACAGTTTTTCAACTGGGAGATTTAGGTAGTCGTTTTATTCCCATCGAAAACAAAATTAAGCCCGAAGATGAAGTTTTTTTAGTTGTTTGCCCCTCCTCGGTTGAGATTAATTCCGTAGAAAAACTCTGTTACCTGGCCGAAGATCGCCCCGTAGTTCTTCTGATTCCCCAATTGGAAGATGTATCGGTGGTGGGTATCGGTTACGCAGCCCGACAATTGCGAGAAAGATTTTTAAGTACCCTAGAAAGTTGTTATTATTTTCGTCCCTTGGAATCGGCGATTGTGTATCGTTCCTATCCTTCCTTGTGGCAAGTTTGGCTCGAAAAAGAAGACGGTTATGAGTTAATTTCTGAACAATCCACTAAACCCATGGGCGAAGCTTTAGAAAATCTGATTCTGAAAGCTTCTAGTAATAATCCTAATGATAGTTCTAATCCTGCTAATAAAGCCAAAAAGTCCGGTTTATTTGCCACTATGGGACGCTTCTTAAAAGCATTGCAACAGTGA
- a CDS encoding diflavin flavoprotein, producing MTTNTLIPNPAINNRPRDVQSAEIADQTWVFRSRTWDRLKFEIEYGRQRGTTANSYLIRGDKTALIDPPGESFTEIYLEEIRQYIPLHRLDYLILSHVNPNRIVTLKALLAETHQITILCSKSAVNTLKNALTDAQILGIRTDEILDLGQGHQLSFINVPTPRWPDGICTFDQKTQILYSDKFFSVHLCSDDIWDKNWKQLDADRRYYFDCLHAVQSKPVETALDKIKEFTAQYYAPAHGPIIRYSLSRLAHDYRYWCQEQKTRPLQVALLYASAYGNTATLARSIERGLLENDLAVESINCEFATPAEIGQALENCDGFIIGSPTLAGHAPTQIQTALGIVLSTAAKTKLAGVFGSYGWSGEAVDLIETKLKDANYRLGFESLRVRFSPTESSLQAGYSAGETFAQTLKKTKKLRVPQQGMTETQIDRTAQAVGRIVGSLSVLTTRQGEDHAGFLTSWVSQASFNPPGLIIAVADEQAADRLINSGTVFTLNILKEGRNLRRHFSNCIKSGGDVFTGLETQVGENGCLILSESLAYLECTVKERQPCGDRWLVYATVERGQVLDSNGVTAVGHRKSGGQY from the coding sequence ATGACCACTAATACTTTAATTCCCAATCCTGCTATCAATAATCGCCCCCGCGATGTTCAAAGCGCAGAAATTGCCGATCAAACTTGGGTTTTTCGCTCCCGTACTTGGGACAGATTAAAATTTGAAATAGAATATGGTCGTCAACGGGGAACCACCGCTAATTCCTATCTTATCCGGGGCGATAAAACTGCCTTAATCGATCCTCCTGGAGAATCCTTCACCGAAATTTATTTAGAAGAAATTCGTCAATATATCCCCTTACATCGTCTCGATTATCTGATTCTCAGTCACGTTAATCCCAATCGTATCGTCACTTTAAAGGCATTATTAGCCGAAACCCATCAAATCACCATCCTCTGTTCTAAATCTGCCGTCAATACCCTTAAAAATGCCTTGACCGATGCACAAATTTTGGGCATACGAACCGATGAAATCCTTGATTTAGGGCAAGGTCATCAACTAAGTTTTATTAATGTTCCTACGCCGCGCTGGCCTGATGGTATCTGCACTTTTGACCAAAAAACCCAAATTTTATACAGCGATAAATTCTTTAGTGTGCATCTGTGCAGTGACGATATTTGGGATAAAAATTGGAAACAATTAGACGCAGATCGTCGTTATTATTTTGATTGTCTCCATGCCGTGCAATCCAAACCGGTAGAAACAGCCCTCGACAAAATTAAAGAATTTACCGCCCAATATTATGCACCCGCCCACGGTCCGATAATTCGTTATAGTCTTAGTCGTCTTGCCCACGATTATCGCTATTGGTGTCAAGAACAAAAAACTCGACCCCTACAAGTGGCCTTATTATATGCTTCTGCCTACGGAAATACTGCCACCCTGGCCCGCTCGATCGAACGAGGATTATTAGAAAATGATCTGGCCGTAGAATCAATCAATTGTGAGTTTGCCACCCCCGCCGAAATTGGTCAAGCGCTCGAAAATTGTGACGGATTTATTATCGGTTCTCCCACCTTAGCCGGTCACGCTCCTACCCAGATTCAAACCGCTTTAGGAATCGTTCTTTCCACGGCAGCAAAAACTAAATTAGCTGGGGTTTTTGGTTCCTACGGTTGGAGTGGAGAAGCTGTAGATTTAATTGAAACTAAACTCAAAGATGCCAATTATCGCCTCGGTTTTGAATCCTTGCGCGTGCGTTTTAGCCCCACAGAAAGCAGTTTACAAGCAGGTTATTCAGCCGGAGAAACCTTCGCCCAGACCTTGAAAAAAACCAAAAAATTGCGAGTTCCCCAACAGGGAATGACCGAAACACAAATCGATCGCACTGCCCAGGCCGTTGGTCGGATCGTCGGTTCCCTCTCTGTTCTCACCACTCGCCAGGGCGAGGATCATGCTGGTTTCTTGACCTCTTGGGTATCCCAAGCCAGTTTTAACCCCCCGGGGCTAATTATCGCCGTTGCTGACGAACAAGCAGCCGATCGCCTAATTAACTCCGGAACCGTCTTCACCTTGAATATTCTCAAGGAAGGGCGCAATTTACGCCGCCATTTTTCCAATTGCATCAAATCTGGCGGCGATGTCTTTACGGGATTAGAAACCCAAGTCGGGGAAAATGGCTGTCTGATTTTAAGCGAAAGTCTCGCCTATCTAGAGTGTACGGTCAAAGAGCGACAACCCTGCGGCGATCGCTGGTTAGTCTATGCTACCGTCGAGCGAGGTCAAGTTTTGGATAGTAACGGTGTCACCGCCGTCGGTCATCGCAAATCTGGTGGTCAGTATTAA
- a CDS encoding phosphate-starvation-inducible PsiE family protein, protein MYEPIKKPSPMMVRVVQVLETIQDLIVISLCIGLFSFMVLEVREMFMSLLPPIQFRIITADILFLLILVELFRLLIIYLQEKRVSIGVAVEVSIVSVLRELIVRGVLETNWTQVLAACAFLIVLGALMVLRVWLPPTFEGIDPEQKVSERYRQHLVKELTEINSKI, encoded by the coding sequence ATGTACGAACCAATTAAAAAACCTTCCCCAATGATGGTGCGAGTAGTGCAAGTCTTAGAAACAATTCAAGATTTAATTGTCATTTCTCTCTGTATCGGTTTATTTAGCTTCATGGTGTTAGAAGTCAGAGAAATGTTTATGTCGCTGCTGCCACCGATTCAATTTCGGATTATTACCGCCGATATTTTATTCCTCTTGATTCTAGTAGAATTGTTCCGATTGTTGATTATTTATTTGCAAGAAAAACGAGTTTCTATCGGTGTTGCCGTCGAAGTTTCTATCGTCTCGGTTTTGCGAGAATTAATTGTCAGAGGAGTCCTAGAAACTAATTGGACACAAGTATTAGCCGCCTGTGCTTTTCTAATAGTTCTCGGTGCCTTAATGGTGTTAAGAGTTTGGCTTCCTCCCACCTTTGAAGGTATCGATCCCGAACAAAAAGTTTCTGAACGTTATCGTCAACATTTAGTTAAAGAATTAACTGAAATAAACAGCAAAATTTAG
- a CDS encoding diflavin flavoprotein: MVALITPKPAKTSRLTTQIQEIAENTFTLRCLDWDRDRFDIEFGLENGTTYNSFVIQGEKTALIDTSHRKFDRLYLEELTKLININHLDYLIISHTEPDHSGLVKEVLELVPEVTVVGAKVAMQFLENMVHRPFKQLIIKSGDTLDLGNGHVLEFVSAPNLHWPDTIFTFDAKTATLFTCDAFGMHFCDDQTYDREKDLLEADFQTYYDCLMRPNARSVLGAIKRIEKFEINLIATGHGPLLKHHISDWVGRYQTWSQEQTSADTLVAVFFTQDYGQSEHLATMISQGLTKTDVVTELVDMNNADPHEVRELINQSKGVVIGMPPQSSPINQTILSTILASINGKQAVGLFESGGGEDEPIFPLRNKLQEIGSIEAFPPLLVKDNSNQSLDLIADEAGTDLGQWLSREKTIKQIKSINNDLEKALGRISTGLYLITSQKADLSSAMVASWVTQASLNPLGVAIAVAKDRAMVSFLQPSDTFVLNVLAEDNYQKLMKHFLKRFPPGANRFEGIKTYTANNGSPILADALAYIECEVTSRLDCGDHWVVYCTVNTGRVARLDTLTAVHHRKVGNHY; encoded by the coding sequence ATGGTTGCTTTAATCACCCCAAAACCCGCTAAAACCAGCCGTTTAACCACACAAATCCAAGAAATCGCCGAAAATACTTTTACCTTGCGCTGTTTGGATTGGGATCGCGATCGTTTTGATATCGAATTTGGTTTAGAAAACGGTACGACTTATAACTCTTTTGTTATTCAAGGGGAAAAAACCGCCCTAATTGATACATCTCACCGCAAATTCGATCGCCTTTATCTGGAGGAATTAACTAAACTAATCAACATCAATCATCTTGATTATTTAATTATCAGTCACACTGAACCCGACCACAGTGGTTTAGTCAAAGAGGTTTTGGAATTAGTCCCAGAAGTTACCGTAGTTGGGGCAAAAGTTGCCATGCAATTCCTGGAAAACATGGTACACAGACCCTTTAAACAGTTAATCATTAAAAGTGGTGATACTTTAGATTTAGGTAATGGTCATGTCTTAGAATTTGTTTCAGCCCCTAATCTTCATTGGCCTGATACTATCTTCACTTTTGATGCTAAAACTGCCACCCTTTTTACCTGTGATGCCTTCGGAATGCACTTTTGCGATGATCAAACCTACGATCGAGAAAAAGACCTGCTAGAAGCCGATTTTCAAACCTATTATGACTGTCTGATGCGACCGAATGCCCGTTCGGTTTTAGGGGCGATTAAAAGAATCGAGAAATTTGAGATTAATCTCATTGCCACCGGTCACGGTCCCCTATTAAAACACCATATTTCTGATTGGGTGGGACGCTATCAAACTTGGAGTCAAGAACAAACTTCTGCCGATACTTTAGTGGCTGTATTTTTTACCCAAGATTACGGACAAAGCGAACATTTAGCTACTATGATCAGTCAGGGTTTGACCAAAACTGATGTGGTGACAGAATTAGTCGATATGAATAATGCTGATCCCCACGAAGTCAGAGAATTGATCAATCAATCTAAGGGAGTTGTCATCGGAATGCCTCCCCAATCTTCCCCGATTAACCAGACGATTTTAAGCACGATTCTTGCTTCAATTAATGGCAAACAAGCGGTAGGATTATTTGAGTCAGGAGGTGGGGAAGATGAACCAATTTTTCCCTTAAGAAATAAATTACAGGAAATCGGGTCGATCGAAGCTTTTCCTCCTCTTTTAGTTAAAGACAATTCCAATCAATCCCTCGATTTGATTGCCGATGAAGCAGGAACCGACCTCGGCCAATGGTTAAGCCGAGAAAAAACGATTAAACAAATTAAGTCGATTAACAACGACTTAGAAAAAGCTTTAGGTCGTATTAGTACTGGATTGTACTTAATTACTTCCCAAAAAGCCGATTTATCTAGTGCCATGGTTGCCTCTTGGGTGACACAAGCAAGTTTAAATCCTTTGGGTGTGGCGATTGCAGTGGCCAAAGATCGGGCAATGGTATCCTTTTTACAGCCTAGCGATACCTTTGTTTTAAATGTTTTGGCTGAGGATAATTATCAGAAATTAATGAAACATTTCCTCAAGCGTTTCCCTCCCGGTGCCAATCGTTTTGAAGGCATTAAAACCTATACTGCTAACAATGGATCACCAATTTTAGCCGATGCCTTAGCTTACATAGAATGTGAAGTCACCAGTCGTTTAGATTGCGGCGATCATTGGGTAGTTTATTGTACCGTTAATACCGGACGAGTTGCTCGTTTAGATACCTTAACTGCTGTTCATCATCGCAAAGTTGGCAATCATTATTAA